The sequence GGTCATTGCCGTAGTACTCGTCGCTCTCGTTTGTTTCAGACCAAAGCGAGGTAAAGACGTGTGTGCCGGACTGGTCATCCAAACTGCCTGCTTTTGGCCCGATTATAAAAAATCCACGATGAACAGTGGTATTCCCACTGCTGTCGCAGAGACAGCCGAGCGATAGTCCTTCATCCGCATCCATAGCTCTCACTAGCTCCTTAGCCATCATCCTGCGATATCTAAGGCCGAACGAGCCTTCATCCTCAATCATGGCATCTTTGTCGAGGAACGCCTTCAAATCATTAATCAGGGTCATGTAAGTGTTGTGTTTGCGGGATTTTAGAAGCTCTATGAGCTGTAGTAGACGTGTTCGGTGGTAACCGGATAGTTGCTGCTGTCCCTTCTGACTCTCTTGTGATAACCGCGGTGATGACCTCGGCGCTTTCAGCCTCTCGTCTAGTTTCCATAGGTGACCGATCGTTTTAATGCCATCAGTCATGAGCTGCACGTCGACAAAGCGGCAGCCCTTGTTGAAAGTGAGACTTCTTTCGCCCTGAGGTGCTTGGAAGCCGTCAAAGAAGAGATCGTGAATGCGATCAATAGGACTCGCGGGAATAGAAAGGTCATTCTTCAGAATCTCTCCGTTTAATAGTCGTAGTGCTAAAATTGAGAGGTCGAGGGTAACGCCCCTTTTGCTCTTTTCCTGCAACATGGTACTTTTGAGACGCGTTGCGTATTGGCAGcagttggcgatgatggccagaAGATCCCAAGGTTCTGTGACTCCTCTGGCGCGTACATCTGAGACAATGATGCCGGACATCGACGTCGACTTTTGAAGTAGTAATGTATACTTTCCAGCAGTTCTCAATATGTGTTggatcttctcctcgtcctccttcgTCCCTGTGGCGAGTTTTCTCAAGGCGATGCAGAACTTGGTCGCATTCTCAGAAAGCCTGACCGACTGAACACTCAATTC comes from Fusarium falciforme chromosome 11, complete sequence and encodes:
- a CDS encoding HET domain-containing protein produces the protein MAPKRGPSRDPDGTPSVEESGLIPLLLDIQECRIPQQKMIWIVENLECLGRRQSKKRKLGSLKQRESADADEEPFWCRQEINAFNDSNFVALSYTWEASETEVQNPKEEGHIIETRDRKNAYRSSVRNSVLERITRYMQRHQVPLLWIDRHSIPQKVCQQPTCKHEACNKKQHALDAMDRVYSLSDHPVALLGRPINKESEMAILAAVLKGQLVECVDGEFQLRETTTSEKAQEALQLLYEITTDKWWSRAWTFQENYRAGLKMTLLIHHSPDLEKPKRKFRLSGKALFNLIPGELSVQSVRLSENATKFCIALRKLATGTKEDEEKIQHILRTAGKYTLLLQKSTSMSGIIVSDVRARGVTEPWDLLAIIANCCQYATRLKSTMLQEKSKRGVTLDLSILALRLLNGEILKNDLSIPASPIDRIHDLFFDGFQAPQGERSLTFNKGCRFVDVQLMTDGIKTIGHLWKLDERLKAPRSSPRLSQESQKGQQQLSGYHRTRLLQLIELLKSRKHNTYMTLINDLKAFLDKDAMIEDEGSFGLRYRRMMAKELVRAMDADEGLSLGCLCDSSGNTTVHRGFFIIGPKAGSLDDQSGTHVFTSLWSETNESDEYYGNDLDHHVSLGVETGDIDLERDSKANK